Part of the Novosphingobium sp. KA1 genome is shown below.
TCGGCCAGTTGATCGGCCCGGCGGTCGAGGGCATGCCCTGGCTCGGCACTTTCCACGCGATTGCCGCCAAGATGCTGCGCCGCCACGCCGAACTGGTCGGCCTCCAGCCCAATTTCACGATCATCGACACCGACGATCAGCTGCGCGTGCTGAAGCAGCTGATCCAGGCCGAAGGGATTGATGAGAAGCGCTGGCCCGCGCGCCAGCTCGCCGGTTGCATCGATCGCTGGAAGAACCGCGGCCTCAACCCCGCCGATCTTGATGCCGGAGAGAACGAATCCTACGCCAACGGGCGCGGGCAGAAGTTCTACCAACTCTATCAGGACCGCCTGAAGACGCTGAACGCCTGCGATTTCGGCGATCTTCTGCTGCACATGCTGAACATCCTGCGCACCCACCGCGAAGTGCTGGAGCAATACCAGCAGCGTTTCAAATACGTGATGGTGGACGAGTATCAGGACACCAACCAGGTCCAGTACCTCTGGCTGCGCCTCATCGCGCAAGTCCGCAAGAACATCTGCGTGGTGGGCGATGACGACCAGTCGATCTACTCCTGGCGTGGCGCGGAAGTGGCCAATATCCTCAAGTTCGAGAAGGACTTCCCCGGCGCGAAAGTGATCCGGCTGGAGCAGAACTACCGCTCCACCCCGCAGATCCTTGCCGCCGCCTCGGGCCTGATCGGCGAGAATACCCAGCGCCTCGGCAAGACGCTGTGGACCGAGCGCCACGCGGGCGACAAGGTGCGCGTGATCGGTGTCTGGGACGCCCCCGAGGAAGCCCGCCGTGTCGGCGACGAGATCGAGCGGCTGGAACGCGAAGGCGCCGCGCTCGACCAGATCGCCATCCTCGTGCGCGCGCAGTACCAGACGCGCGAGTTCGAGGACCGCTTCATCGCGATCGGCATGAAGTACCGCATCGTCGGCGGCTTCCGCTTCTACGAGCGCGCCGAAATCCGCGACGCCCTCGCCTACTTGCGCGTCATCGCCCAGCCGGCGGACGACCTTGCCTTCGAGCGCATCTACAACGCCCCCAAGCGCGGTCTCGGGGCCAAGGCGCTGGAGGCGCTGCACACGCTTGCCCGCCGGCGCGCGATTCCGCTCGCCATGGCCGCGATCGAAATCGCCGATACCGACGAACTGCCCGCCCGCGCCCGCAACACCTTCCTCTCGCTGATGCGCGACTTCGCCCGCTGGCGCGATCTTTCCGCCACCGAGAACCCGGCCGACCTCATGCGCACCGTGCTCGACGAGAGCGGCTATACCGACGCGCTGCAGGCGGAAAAGACGCCCGAGGCGAACGGACGGCTGGAAAACCTCGTCGAACTCGCGCGCGCCATGGAAGAGTATGAAAGCCTCGGCGATTTCCTCGAACACGTGAGCCTGGTGATGGACAACGAGGCCGCCTCGGACGAGGAAAAGGTCACGATCATGACCATGCATGCCGCCAAGGGGCTGGAATTCGACAACGTGTTCCTGCCGGGCTGGGAGGAAGGCGTGTTCCCCTCGCAGCGCTCGATGGACGAAGGCGGCCTCGCCAGCCTCGAGGAAGAGCGCCGGCTTGCCTACGTCGCGATCACGCGGGCACGGCGCAAGTGCACGATCCTCCACGCCGCCAATCGGCGCATCTATGGCCAGTGGACCAGTTCCATCCCCTCGCGCTTCATTGCCGAACTGCCCGAGGATCACGTCGACAGCGAAACCACGCTATCGGGCGGCGCTTCGCTGTGGAGGGCGCAGTGGAGCGAACATGCCGATCCCTTCGCCGAAGTCGCCCGCGCGCAGCCTGCCCGCACGATGACGCGCGGGCCCGGCTGGCAGCGCGCAGCGGCGCAGGACTACGATCCCAAGCCGCGCCGTATCCCCGAATCGACCCGCAGCGCCGCCAGCTTCGCCTCGAAACCGCGCACCGACATCGAAGTCGGCGCCCGCGTGTTCCACGAGAAGTTCGGCTACGGCAAGGTCACCGGGCAGGAAGGCAACAAGCTGGAGATCGACTTCGAACAGGCCGGCGCCAAGCGTGTGCTTGACAGCTTCGTGAAGCCTGCCAGCGACGTCTGAAGCCGGCTCAGACGAGCCCCGGGATCAACCGCGAACGAACCTTCTCGGCATATGCACGGTAAGCCGGATCGGCGCGCAGGACCTTCTCCTCCTCGTCCGTGCGCATCCACAGCAGGATCCACGCCAGCGCATAGACCGCCAGGTTCCAGGCCGAAAGATAAAGCATCAGATAGCCGATGTGGTTGATGATGTAGGCCATGTACATCGGATGGCGCACCAGACGGTACACGCCGCCGCTTTTCACGCCGCGATTGGCCGCCACCACCCCGAAGCTGCGGCGCAGCGACAGCTTGGCGAGGATCGACAGGGCAACGCCGCCCAGGATCATCGAGGTCGAGACCAGATCCGGCACCAGCTGGACACCCCTGGGTACGATCAGCAGGCCCGCCGCCGTACCGCCGAAACCCACCAGCACCGGCTTGACCCCGGTCGCCACGTCGCCGGGCCGCTGCAGCAGGATCAGCACCACACCAAGCAATTCGGCCACCAGAAACACCACCAGCTGCGGGTGCTGCGGCATGGCCGGAAGCAGGCGCCAGACCACCATGTAGGCCAGCAGGATCATGAACGCGCATTCGGCAAGATGAAGCAGGCGAGGCAAAGTCATCGAAGTCCCCCGTCCCCCGCCGCAACGGCCGGGCACACGGAACAGCTAGCGCCACATTGGTAAACAGGCATTTAAGCGGCGACCAGCGCCCAACTCATTGCCAGGCGTTTAGGATCGGGAAACCATGATGCCCTAGGATCGCGGCCAGTTCCTTTCGACGGGCCTCATCCTGATGCATGAAATCCTTGCCGTCCTGCGGCCCCTGTTCTTCGTCGCGCTGCTGCTCGTCCCGCTCGAGTGGTTGCTGCCCGCACGCGGCCCCGATCGCCGCACCCGCGCGGGGGTAGTCGCGGACATTCTCCATGCAACGGTGGGCACGCTCATGATCCGGTTCGGCGCCATGCTGCTGCTGGCGCTGATCGCGCCCTTCGACCCGCTCGTGCATCTGTCCGGGACGATTCCGGTCTGGCTGCAGGCGATCATTTTGCTGCTGGCCTGCGACTTCATCATCTGGTGCGTGCACCGCAGCTTCCACGCCTCGCCCTTGCTCTGGCGCTTCCACCGCATCCACCATTCCAGCCCGCACCTCGACTGGCTGGCCACCGCCCGCGTCCATCCGGTCGAACAGATCGTCTTTGCCACCGCCATGGCGCTGCCGATGTGCATCGCCGCCTTCTCGCCCACGGCCGTGGCGATCTACATGGGGTTCTACACGCTGCACGCGAACCTGCTGCATGCCGATACCCGGCTCTCGTTCGGACCGCTCGACGCCGTGTTCACGCCGCCGCGCGTGCACCACTGGCACCATGCCGACGAAGAGCACGCCTATGACAGCAACTTCGGTTCGCAACTGGTGATCTGGGACAAGCTGGTCGGCACGGCCTATCGCCCTGAAGCCGAGCGCCCTTCCCGCTTCGGC
Proteins encoded:
- a CDS encoding ATP-dependent helicase; translated protein: MNDLQSPVPDASSDPLIDGLNPPQREAVLTTEGPVLMLAGAGTGKTAALTRRLAHLVRSRLAWPSEILCVTFTNRAAREMRERVGQLIGPAVEGMPWLGTFHAIAAKMLRRHAELVGLQPNFTIIDTDDQLRVLKQLIQAEGIDEKRWPARQLAGCIDRWKNRGLNPADLDAGENESYANGRGQKFYQLYQDRLKTLNACDFGDLLLHMLNILRTHREVLEQYQQRFKYVMVDEYQDTNQVQYLWLRLIAQVRKNICVVGDDDQSIYSWRGAEVANILKFEKDFPGAKVIRLEQNYRSTPQILAAASGLIGENTQRLGKTLWTERHAGDKVRVIGVWDAPEEARRVGDEIERLEREGAALDQIAILVRAQYQTREFEDRFIAIGMKYRIVGGFRFYERAEIRDALAYLRVIAQPADDLAFERIYNAPKRGLGAKALEALHTLARRRAIPLAMAAIEIADTDELPARARNTFLSLMRDFARWRDLSATENPADLMRTVLDESGYTDALQAEKTPEANGRLENLVELARAMEEYESLGDFLEHVSLVMDNEAASDEEKVTIMTMHAAKGLEFDNVFLPGWEEGVFPSQRSMDEGGLASLEEERRLAYVAITRARRKCTILHAANRRIYGQWTSSIPSRFIAELPEDHVDSETTLSGGASLWRAQWSEHADPFAEVARAQPARTMTRGPGWQRAAAQDYDPKPRRIPESTRSAASFASKPRTDIEVGARVFHEKFGYGKVTGQEGNKLEIDFEQAGAKRVLDSFVKPASDV
- a CDS encoding isoprenylcysteine carboxylmethyltransferase family protein: MTLPRLLHLAECAFMILLAYMVVWRLLPAMPQHPQLVVFLVAELLGVVLILLQRPGDVATGVKPVLVGFGGTAAGLLIVPRGVQLVPDLVSTSMILGGVALSILAKLSLRRSFGVVAANRGVKSGGVYRLVRHPMYMAYIINHIGYLMLYLSAWNLAVYALAWILLWMRTDEEEKVLRADPAYRAYAEKVRSRLIPGLV
- a CDS encoding sterol desaturase family protein produces the protein MHEILAVLRPLFFVALLLVPLEWLLPARGPDRRTRAGVVADILHATVGTLMIRFGAMLLLALIAPFDPLVHLSGTIPVWLQAIILLLACDFIIWCVHRSFHASPLLWRFHRIHHSSPHLDWLATARVHPVEQIVFATAMALPMCIAAFSPTAVAIYMGFYTLHANLLHADTRLSFGPLDAVFTPPRVHHWHHADEEHAYDSNFGSQLVIWDKLVGTAYRPEAERPSRFGVEQAPPENFVDHLAAPFRAQPELRSDSGGAVAESAH